The proteins below are encoded in one region of Clostridium fermenticellae:
- a CDS encoding 5-formyltetrahydrofolate cyclo-ligase, translated as MKSKKEYRKMVNSLKKSLTYEHKRKLDNIIFDNVIDSKEYKNSNIIFIFVSYDKEVDTHRIMKRAFDDGKVVCVPKVISMKDGMVAIKVNKFEDLTPGAYGILEPEYIPENIVDASMIDVVFLPGVAFGKNFGRLGYGGGFYDRFLKYINNNCPKVGLAYDFQIFDKIPMKEYDKYVDRIITN; from the coding sequence TTGAAAAGTAAAAAAGAATATAGAAAAATGGTAAATTCCCTAAAAAAATCTCTGACTTATGAGCATAAAAGGAAGTTGGATAATATCATTTTTGATAATGTCATAGATAGTAAAGAATATAAAAATTCGAATATTATTTTTATATTTGTAAGCTATGATAAAGAAGTTGATACTCACAGAATAATGAAACGAGCATTTGATGATGGAAAGGTAGTCTGTGTACCCAAAGTGATCTCGATGAAAGATGGAATGGTGGCAATAAAGGTAAATAAGTTTGAAGATCTAACTCCTGGTGCGTATGGTATATTAGAGCCAGAATATATACCTGAAAATATAGTTGATGCATCAATGATTGATGTCGTTTTTTTACCAGGTGTTGCTTTTGGAAAAAATTTTGGAAGGCTAGGCTATGGCGGGGGATTTTATGATAGATTTTTAAAGTATATAAATAATAATTGCCCCAAAGTTGGATTAGCATATGACTTTCAAATATTTGATAAGATTCCGATGAAAGAGTATGATAAATATGTTGATAGAATAATTACAAATTAA
- the helD gene encoding RNA polymerase recycling motor HelD has product MAIDSSEIRLEINNLEETEIWIDNALLKITEDDTKLKNKIEDLRKQAKGKYNEELETKEKLYNITHKNLKKYTESKPQPYFGRIDFREYKRNVETFYIGKFGLGDITTGEEKVIDWRSPIADLYYSGAIGESYYKAPVGVINGELNLKRKFLIQNGRLKNAFDDTVNEVILKSSDDKENILTDKFLQINLEKNVSSKLKDVVATIQREQNDIIRSEKNIALIVQGSAGSGKTTVALHRLAYLLYKYKDKLSSKEILVVGPNKLFLDYISEVLPDLGINNIKQTTFDDISHKMLELKGKIITKDKKLSHILEDAPDKDLKFILDSSKLKGSIFYKDIIDEYVKFIEIKDSEIEDIKVEEYVLFDKDEIKRLYNRDLSNLSINNRKDEIKRYLRLKINNKIKSILDKIDFYYEYMIARVKKSMNDSIERREKLIKLYDERDTKKSQINNDSKLNFENYFNEWKQIKTDKMYLDLFNENNTFNNIITKHIDYNLACYIKKILNYNYENGLIDSDDLAAMLYLKFKIEGIPKNYKYKHIVIDEAQDYSLFQIYVLNYMVSNSSITMVGDIGQGIYYYKGINNWRNLIEQVFKIRSSYIELTQSYRSTVEIMKFSNKVLKKQDVNLTPAKSVLRHGDNVTIKSYKTNREFCENVNLILEKVHKINRRSVAIIGKTYSECRKIREYLKKYTSTEWKLIKETDKNFKFDRVIIPSYMTKGLEFDCTIIYNCNEKNYDNSELDKKILYVVLTRALHLEYIFFQGNMSKILMD; this is encoded by the coding sequence ATGGCGATAGATTCGAGTGAAATAAGATTAGAAATAAATAATTTAGAAGAAACTGAAATATGGATAGATAATGCATTATTAAAAATAACAGAGGATGATACAAAATTAAAAAATAAAATTGAAGATTTAAGAAAGCAAGCTAAGGGAAAGTACAATGAAGAACTCGAGACAAAAGAGAAATTGTACAATATAACTCATAAAAATTTAAAGAAATATACTGAATCGAAGCCTCAACCTTATTTTGGAAGAATAGATTTTAGAGAATATAAGAGAAATGTAGAAACATTTTATATAGGAAAATTTGGACTTGGAGATATCACAACTGGAGAAGAGAAGGTAATCGATTGGAGATCTCCAATCGCAGATCTGTATTATAGTGGTGCAATAGGAGAGTCATACTATAAAGCACCTGTTGGTGTCATAAATGGAGAACTGAATTTAAAGAGAAAATTTTTAATACAAAATGGACGATTAAAAAATGCTTTTGATGATACTGTAAATGAAGTTATCTTAAAATCTTCTGATGATAAAGAAAATATATTAACAGATAAATTTTTGCAGATAAATTTAGAAAAGAATGTAAGTAGTAAATTAAAAGATGTGGTAGCAACTATTCAGAGAGAACAAAATGACATAATAAGATCTGAGAAAAATATTGCCCTTATAGTACAAGGATCAGCAGGATCGGGTAAAACAACAGTAGCACTTCATAGGCTGGCGTACCTATTATATAAATATAAAGATAAACTTTCGAGTAAAGAAATATTAGTTGTAGGACCAAATAAATTATTTTTAGATTATATATCTGAAGTATTGCCCGATCTCGGAATAAATAATATAAAACAAACAACATTTGATGATATATCTCATAAAATGTTGGAACTAAAAGGAAAAATAATCACAAAAGATAAAAAATTATCTCATATTTTAGAGGATGCACCTGATAAAGATTTAAAATTTATATTAGATAGCAGCAAATTAAAAGGAAGTATTTTTTATAAAGATATTATAGATGAATATGTAAAATTTATCGAAATTAAAGATTCAGAAATTGAAGATATAAAAGTTGAAGAATATGTATTATTTGATAAAGATGAAATAAAAAGACTTTACAATAGGGATTTATCTAATTTATCTATAAATAACAGGAAAGATGAAATAAAAAGATATCTAAGACTTAAAATAAATAATAAAATAAAATCTATACTAGATAAGATAGATTTTTATTATGAATATATGATTGCAAGAGTAAAAAAGTCGATGAATGATTCTATTGAGAGAAGAGAAAAACTTATTAAATTATATGATGAAAGAGATACTAAAAAATCACAGATTAATAATGATTCAAAACTAAACTTTGAAAATTATTTTAACGAATGGAAACAAATTAAAACAGATAAAATGTATTTGGATTTATTTAATGAAAATAATACTTTTAATAATATTATAACTAAGCATATTGACTATAATTTAGCTTGTTATATTAAAAAAATCTTAAATTATAATTATGAAAATGGATTAATAGACAGTGATGATTTAGCAGCTATGTTATACTTGAAATTCAAAATAGAGGGAATTCCTAAAAATTATAAATATAAACATATAGTGATTGATGAGGCGCAGGATTATAGTTTATTTCAAATATATGTATTAAATTATATGGTATCAAATAGCTCGATTACTATGGTTGGAGATATAGGACAGGGCATTTATTATTATAAAGGAATAAATAATTGGAGAAATTTAATAGAGCAAGTTTTTAAGATTCGAAGCAGTTATATTGAACTTACTCAAAGCTATCGTTCAACAGTTGAAATAATGAAATTTTCAAATAAAGTACTTAAAAAACAAGATGTTAATTTGACACCTGCTAAATCTGTATTGAGACACGGAGATAATGTAACAATTAAAAGCTATAAAACTAATAGAGAATTCTGTGAGAATGTTAATTTAATACTTGAGAAGGTACATAAAATTAATAGAAGAAGTGTAGCTATTATAGGCAAAACTTATTCTGAATGTAGAAAAATAAGAGAATATCTAAAAAAGTATACTTCTACTGAATGGAAACTTATAAAGGAAACAGATAAAAATTTTAAATTTGACAGAGTAATCATTCCATCTTATATGACAAAAGGATTGGAATTTGATTGCACAATAATATACAATTGTAATGAAAAGAATTATGATAATTCTGAACTGGACAAAAAAATACTTTATGTTGTGCTTACAAGGGCACTGCATTTAGAATATATATTTTTTCAAGGTAATATGTCTAAAATTCTTATGGATTAA
- a CDS encoding aminopeptidase → MDKNLTKNHEYAWDKYSEDDIKKVFELSERYKNFISKCKTERECVSGFISKAEANGYKNLENIIKKNGSLKAGDKVYLNNKDKTLAMFVIGKESIENGMSILGAHIDSPRLDLKQNPLYEDTDLAMFETHYYGGIKKYQWVTLPLAIHGVVVKKDGTKLNISIGEDESDPVFGVSDLLIHLAQTQMEKKATKVIEGEDLNILIGSIPVKDKEVKQKVKQNILELMNKKYDIVEEDFVSSEFEVVPAGKARDYGLDKSMVMAYGHDDKICAYTSFEAIMKINNPEKTCVALFVDKEEIGSVGATGMQSKFFEYSVAEVINLLEDYNELKLKRALANSKMLSSDVSAAFDPNYPSVMDKNNCAYFGKGIVFNKYTGSKGKSGSNDANPEYIAEIRKIMEKHNVSWQASELGKVDQGGGGTIAYILAEYNMQVIDCGVALLNMHAPWEIASKADIYEAFRGYYAFLSEA, encoded by the coding sequence TTGGATAAGAACTTAACTAAAAATCATGAGTATGCCTGGGATAAGTATTCAGAAGATGATATAAAAAAAGTTTTTGAACTTTCAGAAAGATACAAAAACTTCATATCAAAATGCAAAACCGAAAGGGAATGTGTATCTGGATTCATATCAAAGGCAGAAGCAAATGGCTATAAGAATTTAGAAAATATAATAAAGAAGAATGGTAGTTTAAAAGCTGGAGACAAAGTATATTTAAACAACAAGGATAAGACATTAGCTATGTTTGTAATAGGTAAAGAGTCTATTGAGAATGGTATGTCAATATTGGGAGCTCATATAGATTCACCAAGACTTGATTTAAAACAAAATCCTTTATATGAGGATACAGATCTAGCAATGTTTGAAACTCACTATTATGGTGGAATAAAAAAGTATCAATGGGTTACTTTACCTCTTGCAATTCACGGGGTTGTAGTAAAGAAGGATGGTACTAAACTTAATATTTCTATTGGAGAAGATGAAAGTGATCCTGTTTTCGGAGTTTCTGATCTTTTAATACATCTTGCGCAAACACAGATGGAGAAAAAGGCTACTAAGGTTATTGAGGGAGAAGACTTAAATATTTTGATTGGAAGTATACCAGTTAAAGATAAGGAAGTAAAGCAAAAAGTAAAGCAGAATATATTGGAACTTATGAATAAAAAGTATGATATTGTAGAGGAAGATTTTGTATCATCTGAATTTGAGGTAGTACCTGCTGGAAAGGCAAGAGACTATGGATTAGATAAAAGTATGGTAATGGCATATGGACATGATGATAAAATTTGTGCATATACTTCATTTGAGGCTATAATGAAGATTAACAATCCAGAAAAAACCTGTGTAGCTCTATTTGTTGATAAAGAGGAAATAGGAAGCGTAGGAGCTACTGGTATGCAGTCAAAGTTCTTTGAATATTCTGTTGCTGAGGTTATAAATTTATTGGAAGATTACAATGAGCTAAAATTGAAAAGAGCTCTTGCAAATTCAAAAATGCTTTCATCTGATGTAAGTGCTGCATTTGACCCAAATTATCCTTCAGTTATGGATAAAAATAATTGTGCATATTTTGGAAAAGGGATAGTTTTCAATAAATATACTGGTTCTAAGGGAAAATCTGGATCTAATGATGCAAACCCAGAATATATTGCAGAGATAAGAAAAATAATGGAAAAACATAATGTTTCATGGCAGGCTTCAGAACTTGGCAAGGTTGATCAAGGCGGCGGAGGAACTATTGCTTATATATTAGCCGAGTACAATATGCAGGTTATAGATTGTGGAGTTGCTCTTTTAAATATGCATGCTCCATGGGAAATTGCAAGCAAAGCTGATATATATGAGGCATTTAGAGGATACTATGCATTTTTGTCAGAGGCTTAA
- the rocF gene encoding arginase translates to MDISLIGVPIFFGCDTQGVQFGPKKIRENNILNILAKNHNVYDIGDVYVDSIPESEKYKSNYNLKYLKPITDINRNLAHMVYSSLTAKSFPLVIGGDHSLGLGSISGASKYFNNLAVVWVDAHGDINTDKTSPTGNIHGMPLASAMGLGFDALTNLYYKGKKVDPRNVFIIGARDLDEGEKIIIKEHHINVYSTEDVNNIGIGKIINEVIKKIQSNNSDSIHLSFDIDCLDPSLVPGTGTPVENGLFLDDAKYILKNLMQTNLVHSMDFVEFNPKLDKNNKTLDVCMNLLDWTFRYLD, encoded by the coding sequence ATGGATATTAGTCTAATAGGGGTACCAATATTTTTCGGATGTGATACACAAGGTGTACAATTTGGTCCCAAAAAAATTCGCGAAAATAATATATTAAATATACTAGCCAAAAATCATAATGTATATGACATTGGCGATGTTTATGTAGATAGTATACCTGAAAGTGAAAAATATAAAAGTAATTACAATCTAAAATATTTAAAACCTATAACAGATATAAATAGAAACTTAGCTCATATGGTATACAGTTCACTTACTGCGAAAAGTTTTCCTTTAGTAATAGGTGGAGATCATTCTCTAGGACTTGGAAGTATATCAGGCGCAAGTAAATACTTTAATAATCTTGCAGTTGTTTGGGTAGACGCTCATGGTGATATAAATACTGATAAGACCAGTCCAACAGGAAATATACATGGTATGCCACTTGCCTCTGCAATGGGTTTAGGATTTGATGCACTTACAAATTTATATTATAAAGGTAAAAAAGTAGACCCTAGAAATGTATTTATAATAGGTGCAAGAGATTTAGATGAAGGTGAAAAAATAATTATAAAAGAACATCATATAAATGTATACTCTACAGAGGATGTCAATAATATTGGAATAGGTAAAATAATAAATGAAGTTATAAAAAAAATTCAATCGAATAATTCAGATTCTATACACTTAAGTTTCGATATAGATTGTTTAGATCCATCATTAGTCCCGGGAACCGGTACTCCTGTAGAGAATGGATTATTCTTAGATGATGCAAAATACATTTTGAAAAATTTAATGCAGACTAATCTAGTACATTCAATGGATTTTGTTGAATTTAACCCAAAATTAGATAAGAACAACAAGACACTGGATGTTTGTATGAACTTACTTGATTGGACATTTAGATATCTTGATTAA
- a CDS encoding B12-binding domain-containing radical SAM protein, with translation MKVILTAVNSKFIHSNLAVRYLKAYTKNLNYDCRIMEFTINDRIERIVEEIINKNPDMVAFSCYIWNIDYIKHIASLIKLINNDITVIYGGPEVSYDSKTFLYENPGEFVLFGEGEETYSELINWILIYGRLNNSTHEAIYELKNIKGLCFKVNGKVICNAKRPLMDMNDIVFPYDRDDDLSNKIVYYEASRGCPFNCKYCLSSTIHGVRFLNINRVKKELKFLIDKDVKLIKFVDRTFNCNPKFTMEIWNYLINIKTDATFHFEISADILTEEEIEIVSKAPRGRFQFEVGVQTTNDIILHNINRHVNFYDIKQKVDELERIGNVKQHLDLIAGLPGEDIASFKKSFNDIYLIRPEEIQLGFLKLLKGSSMRDETLKWGMVYSPYPPYEILKTKNMSYSDITILKRVEKVLDKYYNSRKFDNILNYFLPKFNSPFDFYYFLGKFFYEKGYLSRSISSVQYYKVFLELLNELTCNKDDKLNLKEIIKFDYLKYNKKKWLPEFLIRDRNKKEEVQVKNCVVESNIKLQENYHIEKFFIDIKDLILKNEINKKVCYIIFDEKSNIELYISELFDSVDVINS, from the coding sequence ATGAAAGTAATTTTAACGGCTGTAAATTCCAAATTTATTCATAGTAATTTAGCTGTTAGATATTTAAAAGCTTATACAAAAAATTTAAACTATGATTGTAGAATAATGGAGTTTACAATAAATGATAGAATAGAGAGAATAGTTGAAGAAATTATAAATAAAAATCCAGATATGGTAGCATTCTCGTGTTATATATGGAATATAGATTATATTAAACACATAGCCAGTTTAATTAAATTGATAAACAATGATATAACGGTAATCTATGGAGGACCTGAAGTATCTTATGATAGTAAAACCTTCCTTTATGAGAATCCAGGTGAATTTGTACTATTTGGTGAGGGGGAGGAAACTTATAGTGAACTTATAAATTGGATATTAATTTATGGAAGGTTAAATAATTCAACTCACGAGGCAATATATGAACTTAAGAATATTAAAGGGCTATGCTTTAAAGTCAACGGTAAAGTAATATGTAATGCCAAGAGACCTTTAATGGATATGAATGATATAGTATTTCCTTATGATAGAGATGATGATTTGAGTAATAAAATAGTTTATTATGAAGCATCGAGAGGATGCCCATTTAATTGTAAATATTGTCTTTCGTCAACTATACATGGAGTCAGATTTTTAAATATAAATAGAGTTAAAAAAGAACTTAAGTTTTTAATTGATAAGGATGTAAAACTTATAAAATTTGTAGACAGGACATTTAATTGCAATCCGAAATTTACAATGGAAATATGGAATTATCTAATTAATATTAAAACAGATGCAACTTTTCATTTTGAGATATCTGCTGATATATTAACTGAAGAAGAGATAGAAATTGTATCAAAGGCTCCTCGTGGAAGATTTCAATTTGAGGTCGGAGTCCAAACTACAAATGATATTATATTGCATAATATCAATAGACATGTTAATTTTTATGATATAAAGCAAAAAGTAGATGAACTCGAACGTATAGGTAATGTAAAGCAGCATTTAGATCTTATAGCAGGGCTTCCTGGTGAAGATATTGCTTCATTTAAAAAATCATTTAATGATATATACTTAATTAGACCTGAGGAAATACAACTTGGTTTCTTAAAATTATTAAAAGGTTCCTCTATGAGAGATGAGACTCTAAAATGGGGAATGGTATATTCTCCGTATCCACCATATGAGATATTAAAAACTAAAAATATGAGTTACAGTGATATAACAATTTTAAAAAGAGTGGAGAAGGTATTAGATAAATATTATAACTCTAGAAAGTTCGATAATATATTAAATTATTTTTTGCCAAAATTTAATTCTCCTTTTGATTTTTACTACTTTCTTGGAAAATTTTTTTACGAAAAAGGATACCTGAGTAGGAGTATATCTTCGGTTCAATATTATAAGGTCTTTCTGGAATTATTAAATGAACTCACTTGTAATAAAGACGATAAACTTAATTTAAAAGAAATAATAAAATTTGATTATCTTAAGTATAATAAGAAAAAATGGCTTCCTGAATTCTTAATAAGAGATAGAAATAAAAAAGAAGAAGTTCAAGTAAAAAATTGTGTAGTTGAAAGTAATATTAAGCTTCAAGAAAACTACCACATTGAAAAGTTTTTTATAGATATAAAAGATTTAATATTAAAGAATGAAATAAATAAAAAAGTATGTTATATAATATTTGATGAAAAAAGTAATATAGAATTATACATAAGTGAATTATTTGATTCAGTTGATGTTATAAATAGTTAA
- a CDS encoding magnesium transporter CorA family protein has translation MKIFDMVDGFKEVKHEFELGKSHYWIHINVKEIDQFKKLILVDEESVLECKNFNQSSKISFFDNYTFMVLNILDYDKEIINSKELNIFLAKDYIVTVYKDNIEILNTLISDIMNSKNCFALKKTPKVCILLYYILDRIIVNNYDIIASLETKADEIEISILKNLKREQIEGVINLRRQVYKIRKYLSPLRYIGDSLVGNENLIIDSENRILFINLNKKVEKLMLTLESLVQDLAIVREAFESEIANRTNELMKAFTIIATIFLPLNLITSMHGMNLKGMPFEKLDNGYYYIIMAMIAISLTLIYIFKKKKWI, from the coding sequence ATGAAAATATTTGATATGGTAGATGGTTTTAAGGAAGTTAAGCATGAATTTGAACTAGGAAAGAGTCATTATTGGATACATATAAATGTTAAAGAAATAGATCAATTTAAAAAACTTATTTTGGTAGATGAAGAAAGTGTGCTTGAGTGTAAGAATTTTAATCAATCTTCTAAAATAAGTTTTTTTGATAATTATACATTTATGGTTTTAAATATACTTGATTATGATAAGGAGATTATAAATTCAAAAGAACTTAATATATTTTTAGCAAAAGATTATATAGTTACGGTATACAAAGATAATATAGAAATTTTAAATACATTAATTAGTGACATAATGAATTCGAAAAATTGCTTTGCATTAAAGAAAACTCCTAAAGTATGTATATTACTTTATTATATATTAGATAGAATAATAGTTAATAATTATGATATAATAGCGTCTTTAGAAACTAAAGCAGATGAAATTGAGATAAGCATATTAAAAAATTTAAAACGTGAACAGATAGAGGGTGTAATAAATTTAAGAAGACAGGTTTATAAAATAAGGAAATATTTAAGCCCTTTAAGATATATAGGCGATAGCTTAGTTGGAAATGAAAATTTGATTATAGATAGTGAAAATAGAATTTTATTTATAAATTTGAATAAAAAGGTAGAAAAACTTATGTTGACCTTGGAAAGTCTTGTACAAGATTTAGCAATAGTAAGAGAGGCATTTGAATCTGAAATTGCAAATAGAACTAATGAATTAATGAAAGCATTTACGATAATTGCCACCATATTTTTACCTCTTAATTTAATTACCAGTATGCATGGGATGAATTTAAAAGGGATGCCATTTGAAAAATTAGATAATGGGTATTATTATATAATTATGGCTATGATTGCTATATCCTTGACTCTTATCTATATATTTAAAAAAAAGAAATGGATATAA
- a CDS encoding PHP domain-containing protein, whose product MYKKGDFHIHTNSSDGKFTPREIIKMAKLENIDILSVTDHDTIDGLNEALKFGDSYKIKVVPGIELSTLYKNQKVHILGYFKNIDQIGVEFRKYLKEMSDFRIYRAKKIVENLRNIFKINLDFDKILEETKGVVARPHIASAIIKQGYNYNWNYIFKYLIGENSPAYVPNEKLELIDGINYLKLNHAVIVLAHPILIENLNLEELYQMPFDGIEAIYPVNSIKDTKRFKQAALKYKKIITAGSDFHGIVKQDSKHAQKIGKVFLSQDDIDIFLEKLDSKI is encoded by the coding sequence TTGTACAAAAAAGGAGATTTCCATATACACACTAATTCCTCGGATGGTAAATTTACACCAAGAGAAATAATAAAAATGGCAAAATTAGAGAATATTGATATACTTTCTGTAACTGATCATGACACAATAGATGGTTTAAATGAGGCATTGAAATTTGGAGATTCTTATAAGATTAAAGTTGTTCCAGGAATAGAACTATCAACCTTGTATAAAAATCAAAAAGTCCATATACTCGGATACTTCAAAAATATTGACCAAATAGGCGTAGAATTTAGAAAATACTTAAAAGAAATGAGTGATTTTAGAATATATAGGGCAAAAAAGATCGTCGAGAACCTTAGAAATATTTTTAAAATAAATCTTGATTTTGACAAGATTTTAGAAGAAACAAAAGGCGTTGTTGCAAGACCTCATATTGCTTCCGCCATCATAAAGCAAGGTTATAATTATAATTGGAATTACATTTTCAAGTATTTGATAGGTGAAAACAGCCCTGCATATGTTCCAAATGAAAAGTTAGAATTAATTGATGGCATAAATTACTTAAAATTAAATCATGCAGTTATAGTTTTAGCACATCCTATACTTATAGAAAATCTAAATTTAGAAGAATTATATCAAATGCCCTTTGATGGTATAGAAGCAATTTACCCGGTTAACAGTATCAAAGATACCAAGAGATTTAAACAAGCGGCTTTAAAATATAAAAAAATAATTACTGCCGGTTCAGATTTTCATGGTATAGTAAAACAAGACTCAAAACATGCACAAAAAATAGGAAAAGTTTTCTTGTCGCAAGATGATATTGATATATTTTTAGAAAAACTAGACAGCAAAATATAA
- the hprK gene encoding HPr(Ser) kinase/phosphatase, which produces MAVKVKELIHDLDLEVLNEGKKNNELTVSDINRPGLQFAGFYNYYANERIQVVGKAEWSFLNAMQPNLRRKRLRKYFEFYNPATIVTRGLEPHEDFMESAKGNDRWILRTNSISTRFISKVMRYLDSKLAPETRVHGVLVDVYGIGILIMGESGIGKSETALELIKRGHRLVADDAVDIKEIDGKLYGTSPYITSGMIEVRGMGIIDIPALYGLSSILKSKVIDLVIYIEQWKKDENYDRLGIDKEYVDILSVPVRKIVLPIRPGRNLAVIIEAAAANYRYSFISNTNPVEIISKRINEEARKKEHLEK; this is translated from the coding sequence ATGGCCGTAAAAGTTAAAGAATTAATACATGACTTGGATTTAGAAGTTTTAAATGAGGGTAAAAAGAATAATGAATTGACTGTAAGTGATATAAATAGACCAGGGCTCCAATTTGCTGGATTCTATAATTATTATGCTAATGAGAGAATACAGGTTGTTGGAAAAGCTGAATGGAGTTTCCTAAATGCAATGCAACCAAATCTAAGACGCAAAAGGCTAAGAAAGTATTTCGAATTTTATAATCCAGCAACAATTGTAACACGTGGATTAGAACCACATGAAGATTTTATGGAGAGTGCAAAAGGAAATGATAGATGGATACTTAGGACTAATAGTATTTCTACAAGATTTATTAGTAAAGTTATGAGATATCTTGATTCAAAACTGGCACCAGAGACAAGAGTTCATGGTGTTCTTGTTGATGTATATGGTATTGGAATACTTATAATGGGTGAAAGTGGTATAGGCAAAAGTGAAACAGCTCTTGAACTTATAAAAAGAGGACATAGACTTGTAGCTGATGATGCAGTTGATATAAAAGAAATAGATGGTAAGCTATATGGAACTTCGCCATATATTACATCTGGAATGATTGAAGTTAGAGGAATGGGCATAATTGACATTCCTGCACTTTATGGTTTGAGTTCAATACTAAAGAGCAAGGTAATAGATCTTGTTATATATATAGAGCAGTGGAAAAAGGATGAAAATTATGACAGGCTTGGTATAGATAAAGAATATGTTGACATATTAAGTGTACCTGTTAGAAAAATTGTTCTTCCAATAAGACCCGGTAGAAATCTAGCAGTTATAATTGAAGCCGCTGCTGCAAATTATAGATATAGTTTTATATCAAATACAAATCCAGTTGAAATAATAAGTAAAAGAATAAATGAAGAAGCAAGGAAGAAGGAACATCTTGAAAAGTAA
- a CDS encoding aspartyl-phosphate phosphatase Spo0E family protein: MKLELNIIDKKINNMREVLYNLLDDNELTNEIVVNYSQKLDNLILEYQKLIN, encoded by the coding sequence ATGAAATTGGAGTTGAATATAATAGACAAAAAAATCAATAATATGAGGGAGGTTCTTTATAATTTGCTAGATGATAACGAACTTACAAATGAAATAGTTGTTAACTATAGTCAAAAATTAGACAATCTTATTTTAGAATATCAAAAATTAATTAACTAA
- the def gene encoding peptide deformylase: MSVKKILQFGDKRLKRVSRNVETVDKDTLQLIDDLKDTLHDSTGIGLAAPQIGILKKIVFIDINDNYKPLLLINPKIIKKIGKEDSIEGCLSYPGYEGVVVRPKRVIVNYKNQQMKDLQIETDGLLAKALCHEIDHLNGILYTDRAKKVYRIEE; the protein is encoded by the coding sequence ATGTCAGTAAAGAAGATATTACAATTTGGAGATAAAAGGTTAAAAAGGGTAAGTAGAAATGTAGAAACTGTTGATAAAGATACTTTACAATTAATCGATGATTTGAAAGATACACTTCATGATTCGACAGGGATAGGGTTAGCAGCTCCTCAAATCGGCATTTTAAAGAAAATTGTGTTTATAGATATAAATGATAATTATAAACCACTTTTGCTTATAAACCCAAAAATAATAAAAAAAATAGGTAAAGAAGATAGCATCGAGGGTTGTTTAAGCTATCCAGGTTATGAGGGAGTAGTTGTAAGACCTAAGAGAGTTATAGTAAATTATAAAAATCAACAGATGAAAGATTTACAGATAGAAACAGATGGATTGCTTGCCAAAGCATTATGTCATGAAATAGATCATTTGAATGGCATTCTTTATACCGATAGGGCTAAGAAAGTATATAGAATTGAAGAGTAA